A segment of the Actinomycetota bacterium genome:
TCGTCGCCCCGCTGCTGCTGGTGGCCACCGTGGTGCTGTCGTTCGCGGCCGCGCTCGGCGTGAGCACCCTGGTCTTCGAGAACGTCTTCGGGTTCGCCGGGGCCGACCCCTCGTTCCCGCTGTGGACGTTCGTGTTCCTGGTCGCCCTCGGCACCGACTACAACATCTTCCTCATGACCCGGGTCCACGAGGAGAGCCGCCGCCACGGGACGCGGCGGGGCGCGCTGATCGGCCTGGCCGCCACCGGCGGGGTGATCACCTCCGCGGGCGTGGTCCTTGCCGGGACGTTCGCCGCCCTCGGCACCCTGCCGCTGGTGTTCGTCACCGAGATCGGCTTCGCGGTCGCCTTCGGGGTGCTGCTGGACACCTTCGTGGTCCGCTCGGTGCTCGTCACCGCGCTCAACCTCGACGTCGGCCGACGGATCTGGTGGCCCAGCCGCCTGTCCCGCGACGAGGACGTCGACCTCGACGAGCTCGTCCGGGAGGAGCCGGCGGCCCTGACCCGCTGAC
Coding sequences within it:
- a CDS encoding MMPL family transporter — encoded protein: VAPLLLVATVVLSFAAALGVSTLVFENVFGFAGADPSFPLWTFVFLVALGTDYNIFLMTRVHEESRRHGTRRGALIGLAATGGVITSAGVVLAGTFAALGTLPLVFVTEIGFAVAFGVLLDTFVVRSVLVTALNLDVGRRIWWPSRLSRDEDVDLDELVREEPAALTR